A window of the Candidatus Eisenbacteria bacterium genome harbors these coding sequences:
- a CDS encoding vitamin B12-dependent ribonucleotide reductase, translating into MTPNALRVLERRYLKKDRDGKSIETPEEMFLRVARNVAGADLIYHPDADMTERVHEFYSLMASLSFLPNSPTLMNAGRELQQLSACFVLPVDDSMDSIFEAIKDTALIHKSGGGTGFSFNRIRPKDDRVLSTGGAASGPISFMRVFNSATDVVKQGGTRRGANMGILNIDHPDVLDFITCKTDNDSLSNFNISVGVTGEFMEAVKENKEYELVNPSTGEPVKKLNAKAVFDLLVHQAWLNGEPGLIFLDRINRDNPTPSLGQIESTNPCGEAPLLPYEACNLGSVNLSIMLKRGGDGFEIDYEKLGRTVRSAVHFLDNVIDVNSYPLEKIARMTRGTRKIGLGVMGFADMLIQLRVPYDSEEAFEIAAAVMKFIGDEAREASKGIALDRGVFPNFDQSIYASKGLHLRNATLTTIAPTGSLSIIAGCSSGIEPLYAITYVRNIMDNEKLVEVHPEFEQIAKEEGFYSRPLMEEIAERGTVRGISQVPKWVERTFVTAHDLTPEWHVKMQAAFQKYTDNAVSKTVNFSNSATADDVRKVFLLAHQEGLKGITIYRDGSRKTQVLKFGKKEKAEGKTGIIPRERPAVTRGRTERMGTGCGNLYVTINEDSEGLCEVFAQMGKSGGCAASQIEATGRLVSLALRSGIDPITIVRQLKGIRCPSPLWYEGSMVLSCADAIGRVLERHLREKTAGGIQDKPGEASKSMSPPASPGREWLLTGCPECGGSIDFVEGCIVCRSCGFSRCG; encoded by the coding sequence CTGACACCGAATGCTCTCCGTGTTTTGGAGAGGAGATATCTCAAGAAGGACAGGGACGGGAAGTCGATTGAGACACCCGAAGAGATGTTTCTCCGGGTTGCGAGAAATGTTGCAGGGGCAGATCTAATCTATCATCCGGATGCGGACATGACGGAGAGAGTTCATGAGTTCTACTCTCTCATGGCTTCGCTTTCCTTCCTTCCGAATTCGCCCACACTCATGAATGCCGGTAGAGAGCTTCAACAGCTTTCAGCCTGCTTTGTTCTTCCTGTTGATGATTCGATGGACTCAATCTTCGAGGCAATAAAGGATACTGCCCTCATTCATAAGAGCGGCGGAGGCACCGGATTCTCGTTCAATCGCATCAGACCGAAAGACGACAGGGTACTCTCCACTGGCGGCGCCGCGAGTGGTCCGATTTCGTTCATGCGGGTCTTCAATTCAGCTACTGATGTGGTGAAGCAGGGGGGAACGCGGCGCGGGGCCAACATGGGAATCCTCAATATCGATCACCCAGATGTGCTTGATTTCATAACATGCAAGACCGACAACGATTCTCTTTCGAACTTCAACATATCGGTTGGTGTCACCGGAGAATTCATGGAAGCGGTCAAGGAGAACAAGGAATATGAGCTGGTGAATCCGTCAACCGGTGAGCCGGTCAAGAAGCTGAACGCAAAGGCAGTGTTCGATCTTCTCGTTCACCAGGCATGGTTAAACGGCGAACCGGGTCTCATCTTCCTTGACCGGATAAACAGAGATAACCCGACTCCTTCACTTGGACAAATCGAAAGCACAAATCCGTGTGGTGAGGCACCGCTTCTTCCATACGAAGCCTGCAATCTCGGATCAGTCAACCTTTCGATTATGCTGAAGCGAGGGGGAGACGGCTTCGAGATTGACTACGAGAAACTCGGACGGACCGTGAGAAGCGCAGTCCATTTCCTTGACAATGTTATTGATGTCAATTCCTACCCGCTCGAAAAGATTGCACGCATGACGCGCGGGACCAGGAAAATCGGCCTCGGGGTCATGGGTTTTGCCGACATGCTGATTCAGCTTCGGGTGCCTTATGACTCTGAAGAGGCGTTTGAGATAGCAGCCGCGGTAATGAAGTTCATAGGTGATGAGGCGAGAGAGGCCTCAAAAGGGATCGCACTCGATAGGGGAGTCTTTCCGAACTTTGACCAAAGTATCTACGCATCCAAAGGTCTGCATCTGCGAAATGCGACCCTGACCACGATAGCACCGACAGGCAGCCTCTCAATAATTGCCGGATGCTCAAGCGGAATTGAGCCGCTTTATGCAATCACGTATGTCAGAAACATCATGGACAATGAGAAACTTGTGGAAGTTCACCCGGAATTTGAACAGATTGCCAAAGAAGAAGGTTTCTATTCCAGGCCGCTCATGGAAGAGATTGCAGAAAGAGGCACGGTGAGGGGCATCAGCCAGGTGCCGAAATGGGTGGAGAGGACCTTTGTCACGGCGCACGATCTTACTCCCGAGTGGCACGTGAAGATGCAGGCCGCGTTCCAGAAGTACACGGACAACGCCGTATCGAAGACAGTGAATTTCTCGAACAGTGCAACTGCTGATGATGTTAGGAAGGTTTTTCTCCTCGCCCATCAGGAAGGCCTGAAGGGAATAACGATCTACCGGGACGGTTCAAGGAAAACCCAGGTTCTCAAATTCGGGAAGAAGGAAAAGGCAGAAGGGAAGACCGGCATAATCCCGAGAGAACGGCCAGCTGTTACAAGAGGCAGGACAGAGCGAATGGGCACCGGCTGCGGAAATCTCTATGTGACGATAAATGAGGATAGCGAGGGGCTCTGCGAGGTTTTCGCACAAATGGGAAAGTCAGGCGGCTGCGCCGCATCACAGATAGAGGCAACAGGCCGGCTCGTGTCCCTTGCTCTTCGTTCGGGAATTGACCCCATTACGATCGTGAGACAGCTCAAAGGAATAAGGTGTCCGTCTCCCCTGTGGTACGAGGGCTCGATGGTTCTCTCGTGTGCTGATGCCATAGGGAGAGTGCTAGAAAGGCACTTGAGAGA